A genomic region of Capra hircus breed San Clemente chromosome 21, ASM170441v1, whole genome shotgun sequence contains the following coding sequences:
- the LOC102180894 gene encoding uncharacterized protein LOC102180894 isoform X2 — MLKNIAEDLRNYLPLETMLSSEHLALQKIQQQPEPTVHVDAFLYDEDFIDSLCEEGKMSRNYCMACGSHQTAPLGFISHSFSLTELKFIYHHVLPDLSGKVLVDVGSRLGTVLYGGYLYSSASQLYGVELNGDFCQLQEMVIKKYQFTDRIKVLHADICTQGSLLQNADVIIMNNVFEYFLDKAEQARAWEYICHNVRKQGSLLVTVPGLEDSLSGLQVNIQLSPWVEEIPLNYDVFPEKDIDREALEQIHLYKIL; from the exons ATGTTGAAAAACATAGCAGAAGACCTTCGGAATTACTTACCTCTAGAAACCATGCTTTCCTCAGAACATCTAGCCCtccaaaaa ATACAGCAGCAGCCAGAACCCACAGTTCACGTTGATGCATTCCTTTATGATGAAGACTTTATTGATTCATTATGTGAGGAAGGAAAAATGAGCAGAAACTACTGTATGGCGTGCGGTTCACATCAAACGGCACCTCTAG GGTTTATTTCTCATTCCTTCTCTCTCACGGAATTGAAATTCATTTATCATCACGTACTCCCTGATCTGTCGGGAAAGGTCTTGGTTGACGTTGGCTCCAGGCTTGGCACCGTCCTTTATGGG GGTTATCTTTACAGTTCAGCATCACAACTGTATGGAGTAGAACTGAATGGAGACTTTTGCCAGTTGCAGGAAATGGTCATAAAAAAGTATCAGTTCACTGACAGAATAaag GTGCTTCATGCAGACATTTGTACACAAGGTTCACTTCTGCAGAATGCTGATGTTATTATAATGAATAATGTCTTCGAATATTTTCTTGATAAGGCAGAACAGGCCAG AGCCTGGGAATATATCTGCCATAATGTAAGGAAACAAGGGTCGTTATTAGTGACAGTGCCAGGTCTGGAAGATTCTCTCTCAGGTCTTCAG gttAATATACAGTTATCTCCTTGGGTTGAAGAGATACCTCTGAACTATGATGTATTCCCAGAAAAGGATATTGACAGAGAAGCTCTTGAACAAATACATTTATACAAGATTCTCTGA